The Bombus huntii isolate Logan2020A chromosome 1, iyBomHunt1.1, whole genome shotgun sequence genome contains a region encoding:
- the LOC126866376 gene encoding nuclear pore complex protein Nup153 isoform X3, giving the protein MAKRSNNLSGRRSSSHNTKPYDANNSFVKKVATKVTDLLPQRLWISKWFNTSQNDEDILEDNGNPEEVESEEDVQKPPPIKRPCIRMDVSHPPGTFSIQPRTKSTINKASPSKQQYFIHDETNEDFSKPAMAGPSGMSHLVSSTPATQSDIRNIAPQRSELNSLVATTNNGTTNGMDDNSESSESTSCCSSLIPQTNRQEAPSNVSYSSPFSKRKRFNNDKLNFNNTRDSLSSRRPSFNASIMTNTQDRASALASPFYSGNTTFGGANAAGLYKRGRNLFNSSNEIQLQVPKRTSVEVKPSNTDSSGMSQTAKKILEALEHFSSPITDAKKIPLKMMNNISPTNKKRSREEMTSTTKVGLRHLTRELTVPTIPDILKLRRRQKLQDTTAAARKIVSARSEPPPPQEYHLRTQIDEDSKHHGKIKTKAANLEQEDTVEPVNLPNIPLPISSLPNFNFMSSTNTNIGDKSNTGEEDTFTFASPIKVTNTTKNLKSINNFTFSSPISADKESVDKSSNSDSPLKRVGVKSTSSNDYVPPVTQNFIWSGSSTAPRLKEKMKNNDKTIPITSNELKSGSVMDILCSKSSTTKAEKSDESKTQLESNKESTNNKTNAIDKVIIESVRNVQSNIQDTSIMWECSECLFKNNNSETQCFACKITRPSFKDKKTSELSISSNVSESKTTANDNFGSQFKLSSNQWECTSCFVRNKQTDTKCAACSALKPDTKQETKSGNCPKCRLNDSENPTMCTFCNTSKSSILKMSVQDSTNPTDNTNISVCQNIINASIDENEDMDKLNSNKDTWECPCCMVRNLISIDSCPCCNTAKPSTGIATKNASPLFSNGFGDKFKKPEGAWICNTCMLQNETKVTTCIACGDTKPGSTKPDNSTSTNTNSNLQFNFDMPANTSGFKFGIDKADQEKTDTTISTNGFKFGEKQQSNQTGQFTFGIQKEDTKTSEVQKSDNNVSLTSGSGFGVPNKVNNAEKTDVKQDSDNVGKSSTPLFSFGIAKSENGTIESDKQIVNVTTSTSIAPTFTFNMPKPRIEQTDIKEEKQTPLLESTVAGASKPNIEAIESTTTNTNTLPSVTQSSIQEPKSTAAFSFVVPSSTSTITSSASTTVVSSLPSSTQSSFTFLESKSTTQAPAVPTFGQISTSAPTSNLSNTFTFGNSETKEESSITKTFSTLPNASPGSSLFSSISSAPSLFGNNDTKTVPAFGQTSTEDNKQPAFGAANTSKSSTFVVPGNKVPIFGNTENKPKIFGSTDPKLSVFGNTDNKPTSLFNPSLQAQTATPVSFGAPSATSTLFGSSATPVFGNNTASTFTTESTPNIFGSTSKSNETSTPNSNIFTFGTTPAQPIAKPATGFNFSTNTNPAESTQKPLFTFGSHSSAQKNANLFGNTFNNPASTNSSGFLFNAPKPEASAFGQPTATNPIFGASQPGTQNQASSSFSSTPSNTGFNFGSTAPVVTSGGFNFGTASASTPSAGFNFNAPGTTPTFDPNTPPTFNFTGGNAPVAFKAIPTQTPQRKFKKAIRRMR; this is encoded by the exons ATGGCTAAGCGGAGTAACAATTTGAGTGGAAGACGGTCGTCGTCGCATAATACGAAGCCCTACGATGCAAACAAT TCTTTTGTAAAAAAAGTAGCAACAAAAGTGACTGATCTTTTACCACAAAGGTTGTGGATTAGTAAGTGGTTTAATACATCTCAAAATGATGAAGATATATTAGAGGACAATGGAAATCCTGAAGAGGTTGAATCAGAAGAAGATGTTCAAAAACCTCCACCGATAAAACGACCATGTATTCGTATGGATGTTTCTCATCCACCTGgtacattttcaattcaacCAAGAACTAAATCAACAATTAACAAAGCCAGTCCATCTAAGCaacaatatttcattcatGATGAAACg AATGAAGATTTTTCTAAACCTGCAATGGCTGGACCAAGCGGGATGAGCCATTTAGTATCTTCTACACCTGCAACACAATCAGATATTAGAAACATAGCACCACAGAGGTCGGAATTAAATTCATTAGTTGCTACTACAAATAATGGAACTACAAATGGTATGGATGATAATTCTGAATCCAGTGAGAGCACTAGCTGTTGCAGTTCTCTTATTCCACAAACTAATAGACAAGAAGCTCCATCAAATGTCTCTTACAGCTCTCCATTCTCTAAAAGAAAAAGGTTTAATAATGACAAATTAAATTTCA ATAATACCCGAGATTCCTTAAGTAGTCGTAGACCAAGCTTTAATGCATCAATCATGACAAACACGCAGGATCGTGCATCTGCCTTGGCATCTCCTTTTTACAGTGGAAATACCACTTTTGGTGGAGCAAATGCAGCTGGTCTTTATAAACGAGGACGTAATTTGTTTAATAGTTCAAATGAG ATTCAACTTCAAGTTCCTAAAAGAACAAGTGTTGAAGTAAAACCATCTAATACAGATTCATCTGGTATGAGTCAAACtgctaaaaaaatattggaagcATTAGAACATTTTTCATCGCCAATAACTGATGCTAAAAAAATTCCATTAAAAATGATGAATAATATATCACcaacaaataaaaagagatCGAGGGAGGAAATGACGTCAACAACTAAAGTTGGATTACGTCATTTAACTCGCGAATTAACTGTACCAACCATACCcgatatattaaaattgagACGGCGGCAAAAATTACAAGATACGACAGCTGCagctagaaaaattgtttcgGCACGGAGCGAACCACCGCCTCCTCAAGAATATCATCTCAG GACACAAATTGATGAAGATTCAAAACAtcatggaaaaattaaaaccaAAGCAGCAAATCTTGAGCAAGAAGATACAGTTGAACCAGTTAATTTACCAAACATACCTTTACCTATATCTTCTTTACCTAATTTCAACTTTATGTCATCTACTAATACAAATATAGGAGACAAATCTAATACAGGCGAAGAAGATACCTTCACATTTGCAAGTCCTATAAAAGTAACAAATACCACAAAGAACTTAAAATCTATCAATAATTTCACATTTAGTAGCCCAATTAGTGCTGATAAGGAATCAGTTGATAAATCTAGTAATTCAGATTCTCCTTTAAAGAGAGTTGGTGTCAAGTCCACTTCATCAAATGACTATGTACCCCCTGTAacacaaaattttatttggtCTGGTTCATCTACAGCTCCTAGACTAAAAGAAAAGATGAAGAATAATGATAAAACTATTCCTATTACTTCAAATGAATTAAAATCAGGAAGTGTTATGGATATTCTTTGCTCTAAATCTAGTACAACAAAAGCTGAAAAATCAGATGAATCAAAGACGCAGTTAGAGTCAAACAAAGAATCTAccaataataaaacaaatgcAATTGACAAAGTTATTATTGAATCTGTTAGAAATGTACAATCCAATATACAAGATACTTCAATTATGTGGGAATGTTCTGAATGTTTGTTTAAGAATAACAATTCTGAAACACAATGCTTTGCTTGCAAGATTACTAGACCCAGTTTTAAAGATAAGAAGACTTCTGAATTGTCAATATCAAGCAATGTCAGTGAATCAAAAACTACAGCAAATGATAATTTTGGCTCGCAGTTTAAACTTTCAAGTAATCAGTGGGAATGTACATCAtgttttgtaagaaataaacAAACTGATACTAAGTGTGCTGCGTGTAGTGCACTAAAACCAGATACAAAGCAAGAGACGAAGTCTGGGAACTGTCCTAAATGTAGGTTAAATGATTCTGAAAACCCAACTATGTGTACTTTTTGCAATACATCTAAAtcaagtatattaaaaatgagtGTACAAGACAGTACGAATCCTACAGATAACACAAATATTTCTGTATGTCAGAATATAATCAATGCATCAATTGATGAAAATGAAGATATGGATAAATTAAACTCAAACAAGGATACATGGGAATGCCCTTGCTGTATGGTTAGAAATCTCATCTCTATTGATTCTTGTCCATGTTGTAATACAGCTAAGCCTAGTACTGGGATTGCTACTAAGAATGCCTCTCCTTTATTTTCAAATGGATTTGGAGATAAGTTTAAAAAACCTGAAGGTGCATGGATTTGCAATACTTGCATGCTgcaaaatgaaacaaaagttACTACATGTATAGCTTGTGGTGATACAAAGCCAGGCTCAACAAAACCAGATAATTCTACTTCTACAAATACTAATtctaatttacaatttaattttgataTGCCTGCAAATACTAGTGGTTTTAAATTCGGTATTGACAAAGCTGATCAAGAAAAGACTGATACTACAATATCTACAAATGGTTTTAAATTCGGTGAAAAACAACAAAGTAATCAAACAGGTCAATTTACATTTGGTATTCAAAAGGAAGATACGAAAACAAGTGAAGTACAGAAATCTGATAATAATGTCTCTTTGACCTCAGGAAGTGGTTTTGGAGTTccaaataaagtaaataatgCTGAAAAGACTGATGTAAAACAAGATTCAGATAACGTGGGAAAAAGTTCAACACCACTATTTTCATTTGGTATAGCTAAGAGTGAAAATGGAACAATAGAAAGTGATAAGCAGATTGTAAATGTAACAACTTCTACATCAATTGCACCTACCTTTACATTTAATATGCCTAAGCCTAGAATTGAACAAACAgacataaaagaagaaaaacaaactCCTTTGCTGGAAAGTACTGTGGCAGGAGCTTCAAAGCCAAACATAGAAGCTATCGAATCTACTACTACTAATACAAATACATTACCTTCAGTAACTCAAAGCAGTATACAAGAACCTAAATCAACTGCTGCATTTTCTTTTGTTGTACCAAGTAGCACAAGTACAATTACTAGTAGTGCTTCTACAACTGTGGTATCAAGTCTTCCATCTTCTACTCAATCTTCCTTTACATTTCTTGAATCAAAATCAACTACGCAAGCACCAGCTGTACCAACATTTGGACAGATATCAACATCAGCTCCTACTTCTAATTTATCTAATACCTTTACATTTGGGAACAgtgaaacaaaggaagaatcCTCAATAACTAAAACTTTTAGTACATTGCCAAATGCCTCTCCTGGAAGTTCATTATTCTCAAGTATTTCTAGTGCTCCATCGCTGTTTGGCAATAATGATACAAAAACTGTACCAGCATTTGGACAAACTTCAACTGAAGATAACAAACAACCTGCATTTGGTGCTGCAAATACAAGTAAATCCTCGACTTTTGTAGTACCAGGAAATAAAGTACCAATATTTGGTAATACGGAAAATAAACCTAAAATTTTTGGTTCAACTGATCCAAAATTAAGTGTATTTGGAAACACAGATAATAAACCAACATCTTTATTCAATCCATCACTCCAAGCACAAACTGCAACACCAGTCTCTTTTGGCGCACCGTCAGCTACATCAACACTTTTTGGATCATCTGCTACACCCGTTTTTGGTAATAATACTGCTTCGACGTTTACTACTGAGTCAACACCTAACATATTTGGATCTACCTCAAAGTCAAATGAAACTAGTACACCAAATTCAAACATATTCACGTTTGGCACTACTCCTGCTCAACCAATAGCGAAACCAGCAACTGgatttaatttttctacaaatactAATCCTGCAGAATCAACTCAGAAACCATTATTTACGTTTGGTAGCCATTCATCTGCCCAGAAAAACGCTAATTTATTTGGGAATACATTCAATAATCCTGCATCAACTAATTCTTCTGGCTTTCTATTTAATGCACCTAAACCGGAAGCATCAGCATTTGGTCAACCTACAGCAACAAATCCAATTTTTGGTGCATCACAACCTGGTACACAGAATCAAGCGTCGTCGTCGTTCTCGTCTACTCCTTCAAATACAGGATTTAATTTCGGATCTACAGCACCTGTTGTTACGTCAGGCGGTTTTAATTTTGGTACT GCATCTGCTTCTACACCATCTGCAGgatttaattttaatgctCCCGGTACTACACCAACATTTGATCCGAATACTCCACCAACATTTAACTTCACTGGTGGTAATGCACCTGTAGCATTTAA agCAATACCTACTCAAACTCCACAACGGAAGTTCAAAAAAGCCATTAGAAGAATGCGGTAG
- the LOC126866376 gene encoding nuclear pore complex protein Nup153 isoform X1 yields the protein MAKRSNNLSGRRSSSHNTKPYDANNSFVKKVATKVTDLLPQRLWISKWFNTSQNDEDILEDNGNPEEVESEEDVQKPPPIKRPCIRMDVSHPPGTFSIQPRTKSTINKASPSKQQYFIHDETNEDFSKPAMAGPSGMSHLVSSTPATQSDIRNIAPQRSELNSLVATTNNGTTNGMDDNSESSESTSCCSSLIPQTNRQEAPSNVSYSSPFSKRKRFNNDKLNFTGHIQSPRSLFLDNTRDSLSSRRPSFNASIMTNTQDRASALASPFYSGNTTFGGANAAGLYKRGRNLFNSSNEIQLQVPKRTSVEVKPSNTDSSGMSQTAKKILEALEHFSSPITDAKKIPLKMMNNISPTNKKRSREEMTSTTKVGLRHLTRELTVPTIPDILKLRRRQKLQDTTAAARKIVSARSEPPPPQEYHLRTQIDEDSKHHGKIKTKAANLEQEDTVEPVNLPNIPLPISSLPNFNFMSSTNTNIGDKSNTGEEDTFTFASPIKVTNTTKNLKSINNFTFSSPISADKESVDKSSNSDSPLKRVGVKSTSSNDYVPPVTQNFIWSGSSTAPRLKEKMKNNDKTIPITSNELKSGSVMDILCSKSSTTKAEKSDESKTQLESNKESTNNKTNAIDKVIIESVRNVQSNIQDTSIMWECSECLFKNNNSETQCFACKITRPSFKDKKTSELSISSNVSESKTTANDNFGSQFKLSSNQWECTSCFVRNKQTDTKCAACSALKPDTKQETKSGNCPKCRLNDSENPTMCTFCNTSKSSILKMSVQDSTNPTDNTNISVCQNIINASIDENEDMDKLNSNKDTWECPCCMVRNLISIDSCPCCNTAKPSTGIATKNASPLFSNGFGDKFKKPEGAWICNTCMLQNETKVTTCIACGDTKPGSTKPDNSTSTNTNSNLQFNFDMPANTSGFKFGIDKADQEKTDTTISTNGFKFGEKQQSNQTGQFTFGIQKEDTKTSEVQKSDNNVSLTSGSGFGVPNKVNNAEKTDVKQDSDNVGKSSTPLFSFGIAKSENGTIESDKQIVNVTTSTSIAPTFTFNMPKPRIEQTDIKEEKQTPLLESTVAGASKPNIEAIESTTTNTNTLPSVTQSSIQEPKSTAAFSFVVPSSTSTITSSASTTVVSSLPSSTQSSFTFLESKSTTQAPAVPTFGQISTSAPTSNLSNTFTFGNSETKEESSITKTFSTLPNASPGSSLFSSISSAPSLFGNNDTKTVPAFGQTSTEDNKQPAFGAANTSKSSTFVVPGNKVPIFGNTENKPKIFGSTDPKLSVFGNTDNKPTSLFNPSLQAQTATPVSFGAPSATSTLFGSSATPVFGNNTASTFTTESTPNIFGSTSKSNETSTPNSNIFTFGTTPAQPIAKPATGFNFSTNTNPAESTQKPLFTFGSHSSAQKNANLFGNTFNNPASTNSSGFLFNAPKPEASAFGQPTATNPIFGASQPGTQNQASSSFSSTPSNTGFNFGSTAPVVTSGGFNFGTASASTPSAGFNFNAPGTTPTFDPNTPPTFNFTGGNAPVAFKAIPTQTPQRKFKKAIRRMR from the exons ATGGCTAAGCGGAGTAACAATTTGAGTGGAAGACGGTCGTCGTCGCATAATACGAAGCCCTACGATGCAAACAAT TCTTTTGTAAAAAAAGTAGCAACAAAAGTGACTGATCTTTTACCACAAAGGTTGTGGATTAGTAAGTGGTTTAATACATCTCAAAATGATGAAGATATATTAGAGGACAATGGAAATCCTGAAGAGGTTGAATCAGAAGAAGATGTTCAAAAACCTCCACCGATAAAACGACCATGTATTCGTATGGATGTTTCTCATCCACCTGgtacattttcaattcaacCAAGAACTAAATCAACAATTAACAAAGCCAGTCCATCTAAGCaacaatatttcattcatGATGAAACg AATGAAGATTTTTCTAAACCTGCAATGGCTGGACCAAGCGGGATGAGCCATTTAGTATCTTCTACACCTGCAACACAATCAGATATTAGAAACATAGCACCACAGAGGTCGGAATTAAATTCATTAGTTGCTACTACAAATAATGGAACTACAAATGGTATGGATGATAATTCTGAATCCAGTGAGAGCACTAGCTGTTGCAGTTCTCTTATTCCACAAACTAATAGACAAGAAGCTCCATCAAATGTCTCTTACAGCTCTCCATTCTCTAAAAGAAAAAGGTTTAATAATGACAAATTAAATTTCA cCGGCCATATACAGTCTCCAAGATCTTTATTTTTAGATAATACCCGAGATTCCTTAAGTAGTCGTAGACCAAGCTTTAATGCATCAATCATGACAAACACGCAGGATCGTGCATCTGCCTTGGCATCTCCTTTTTACAGTGGAAATACCACTTTTGGTGGAGCAAATGCAGCTGGTCTTTATAAACGAGGACGTAATTTGTTTAATAGTTCAAATGAG ATTCAACTTCAAGTTCCTAAAAGAACAAGTGTTGAAGTAAAACCATCTAATACAGATTCATCTGGTATGAGTCAAACtgctaaaaaaatattggaagcATTAGAACATTTTTCATCGCCAATAACTGATGCTAAAAAAATTCCATTAAAAATGATGAATAATATATCACcaacaaataaaaagagatCGAGGGAGGAAATGACGTCAACAACTAAAGTTGGATTACGTCATTTAACTCGCGAATTAACTGTACCAACCATACCcgatatattaaaattgagACGGCGGCAAAAATTACAAGATACGACAGCTGCagctagaaaaattgtttcgGCACGGAGCGAACCACCGCCTCCTCAAGAATATCATCTCAG GACACAAATTGATGAAGATTCAAAACAtcatggaaaaattaaaaccaAAGCAGCAAATCTTGAGCAAGAAGATACAGTTGAACCAGTTAATTTACCAAACATACCTTTACCTATATCTTCTTTACCTAATTTCAACTTTATGTCATCTACTAATACAAATATAGGAGACAAATCTAATACAGGCGAAGAAGATACCTTCACATTTGCAAGTCCTATAAAAGTAACAAATACCACAAAGAACTTAAAATCTATCAATAATTTCACATTTAGTAGCCCAATTAGTGCTGATAAGGAATCAGTTGATAAATCTAGTAATTCAGATTCTCCTTTAAAGAGAGTTGGTGTCAAGTCCACTTCATCAAATGACTATGTACCCCCTGTAacacaaaattttatttggtCTGGTTCATCTACAGCTCCTAGACTAAAAGAAAAGATGAAGAATAATGATAAAACTATTCCTATTACTTCAAATGAATTAAAATCAGGAAGTGTTATGGATATTCTTTGCTCTAAATCTAGTACAACAAAAGCTGAAAAATCAGATGAATCAAAGACGCAGTTAGAGTCAAACAAAGAATCTAccaataataaaacaaatgcAATTGACAAAGTTATTATTGAATCTGTTAGAAATGTACAATCCAATATACAAGATACTTCAATTATGTGGGAATGTTCTGAATGTTTGTTTAAGAATAACAATTCTGAAACACAATGCTTTGCTTGCAAGATTACTAGACCCAGTTTTAAAGATAAGAAGACTTCTGAATTGTCAATATCAAGCAATGTCAGTGAATCAAAAACTACAGCAAATGATAATTTTGGCTCGCAGTTTAAACTTTCAAGTAATCAGTGGGAATGTACATCAtgttttgtaagaaataaacAAACTGATACTAAGTGTGCTGCGTGTAGTGCACTAAAACCAGATACAAAGCAAGAGACGAAGTCTGGGAACTGTCCTAAATGTAGGTTAAATGATTCTGAAAACCCAACTATGTGTACTTTTTGCAATACATCTAAAtcaagtatattaaaaatgagtGTACAAGACAGTACGAATCCTACAGATAACACAAATATTTCTGTATGTCAGAATATAATCAATGCATCAATTGATGAAAATGAAGATATGGATAAATTAAACTCAAACAAGGATACATGGGAATGCCCTTGCTGTATGGTTAGAAATCTCATCTCTATTGATTCTTGTCCATGTTGTAATACAGCTAAGCCTAGTACTGGGATTGCTACTAAGAATGCCTCTCCTTTATTTTCAAATGGATTTGGAGATAAGTTTAAAAAACCTGAAGGTGCATGGATTTGCAATACTTGCATGCTgcaaaatgaaacaaaagttACTACATGTATAGCTTGTGGTGATACAAAGCCAGGCTCAACAAAACCAGATAATTCTACTTCTACAAATACTAATtctaatttacaatttaattttgataTGCCTGCAAATACTAGTGGTTTTAAATTCGGTATTGACAAAGCTGATCAAGAAAAGACTGATACTACAATATCTACAAATGGTTTTAAATTCGGTGAAAAACAACAAAGTAATCAAACAGGTCAATTTACATTTGGTATTCAAAAGGAAGATACGAAAACAAGTGAAGTACAGAAATCTGATAATAATGTCTCTTTGACCTCAGGAAGTGGTTTTGGAGTTccaaataaagtaaataatgCTGAAAAGACTGATGTAAAACAAGATTCAGATAACGTGGGAAAAAGTTCAACACCACTATTTTCATTTGGTATAGCTAAGAGTGAAAATGGAACAATAGAAAGTGATAAGCAGATTGTAAATGTAACAACTTCTACATCAATTGCACCTACCTTTACATTTAATATGCCTAAGCCTAGAATTGAACAAACAgacataaaagaagaaaaacaaactCCTTTGCTGGAAAGTACTGTGGCAGGAGCTTCAAAGCCAAACATAGAAGCTATCGAATCTACTACTACTAATACAAATACATTACCTTCAGTAACTCAAAGCAGTATACAAGAACCTAAATCAACTGCTGCATTTTCTTTTGTTGTACCAAGTAGCACAAGTACAATTACTAGTAGTGCTTCTACAACTGTGGTATCAAGTCTTCCATCTTCTACTCAATCTTCCTTTACATTTCTTGAATCAAAATCAACTACGCAAGCACCAGCTGTACCAACATTTGGACAGATATCAACATCAGCTCCTACTTCTAATTTATCTAATACCTTTACATTTGGGAACAgtgaaacaaaggaagaatcCTCAATAACTAAAACTTTTAGTACATTGCCAAATGCCTCTCCTGGAAGTTCATTATTCTCAAGTATTTCTAGTGCTCCATCGCTGTTTGGCAATAATGATACAAAAACTGTACCAGCATTTGGACAAACTTCAACTGAAGATAACAAACAACCTGCATTTGGTGCTGCAAATACAAGTAAATCCTCGACTTTTGTAGTACCAGGAAATAAAGTACCAATATTTGGTAATACGGAAAATAAACCTAAAATTTTTGGTTCAACTGATCCAAAATTAAGTGTATTTGGAAACACAGATAATAAACCAACATCTTTATTCAATCCATCACTCCAAGCACAAACTGCAACACCAGTCTCTTTTGGCGCACCGTCAGCTACATCAACACTTTTTGGATCATCTGCTACACCCGTTTTTGGTAATAATACTGCTTCGACGTTTACTACTGAGTCAACACCTAACATATTTGGATCTACCTCAAAGTCAAATGAAACTAGTACACCAAATTCAAACATATTCACGTTTGGCACTACTCCTGCTCAACCAATAGCGAAACCAGCAACTGgatttaatttttctacaaatactAATCCTGCAGAATCAACTCAGAAACCATTATTTACGTTTGGTAGCCATTCATCTGCCCAGAAAAACGCTAATTTATTTGGGAATACATTCAATAATCCTGCATCAACTAATTCTTCTGGCTTTCTATTTAATGCACCTAAACCGGAAGCATCAGCATTTGGTCAACCTACAGCAACAAATCCAATTTTTGGTGCATCACAACCTGGTACACAGAATCAAGCGTCGTCGTCGTTCTCGTCTACTCCTTCAAATACAGGATTTAATTTCGGATCTACAGCACCTGTTGTTACGTCAGGCGGTTTTAATTTTGGTACT GCATCTGCTTCTACACCATCTGCAGgatttaattttaatgctCCCGGTACTACACCAACATTTGATCCGAATACTCCACCAACATTTAACTTCACTGGTGGTAATGCACCTGTAGCATTTAA agCAATACCTACTCAAACTCCACAACGGAAGTTCAAAAAAGCCATTAGAAGAATGCGGTAG